In the genome of Nicoliella spurrieriana, the window AATGGTTAACTTTGATGCGTCGATGATTTTGATTTAAAACTAGTATTCATTAAACTTACTTAATATAATGTTCAATAAAATAAATTAACGTCTGTAATTCATTCGTTAAATCCACGTTTTGGACCGTCACGTTTTCCGGCGTGGATAGTCTGACCTGCGTAAAATTAAGGAACCCTTCCGCTCCGGCTTTAATTGCATTATCACAAACTTCCTGCGCCACTTTAGATGGAACGGTCAAAATGACCACCTTAATTTGTTGATCACGCAGTTGTTGAATCATTTCTTCATATGAGTAGATCGGCACGCCATTTTGAATCGTATTGATCATGCGTTCCTTGGTATCAAAGGCTGCTGAAATTCTAACGTTGCTATCACGGTGAAAGTTAAAATTAAGCAGGGCCTGGCCAAAGTTACCAACCCCCACTAACGCTACGTTAGTTAAGCGGTCTTCGTTCAAAATGCGCTTGAAAAAGTTTAAAAGATTATCAACGTCATATCCGTAGCCCCGCTTGCCAAGCGCCCCAAAGTATGAAAAATCTCTGCGGATGGTTGCGGAATCGACTTGAATTGCATCCGCAAATTTATTTGAGGAAATTCGTTCAACTTTAGAATCATGTAGAATGGTAAGGTATCGATAGTAAATCGGTAATCGTTTTGCGGTTGCTCGTGGAATTTTATTTTCAGCCATAATTAACGTTCCTCCTGGCATTTGCATTCAAAAAAACATTTTACAGATTATTCTATCACAAAAAGTAACTTTGTGAAATATCAATCAATTATATCAGATTCATAATTTCATATTATTCACAAATTATGATAAAATTATCCATAAATTACCATAAAACAAAGGGGTGAGGACTTGCAAATATTACAAGTAAATAACGTTACCAAAAGATTTGACGGTGTGCCAATTTTCACAAATGTTAGTATGAATGTTGAAAATCACGCCCGAATTGGACTAGTGGGCCGCAACGGGGCTGGTAAATCAACTCTCGTTAAGATGATCATTGGGGAGGAAAGCGTTGATGCCGGCACCATTACCGAAAAAAACGGTTTAACCGTTGGCTACCTTTCACAAAACACCGGTCTCCATTCTGAGCAAAATGTTTGGGACGAAATGCTCAGCGTTTTC includes:
- a CDS encoding redox-sensing transcriptional repressor Rex yields the protein MAENKIPRATAKRLPIYYRYLTILHDSKVERISSNKFADAIQVDSATIRRDFSYFGALGKRGYGYDVDNLLNFFKRILNEDRLTNVALVGVGNFGQALLNFNFHRDSNVRISAAFDTKERMINTIQNGVPIYSYEEMIQQLRDQQIKVVILTVPSKVAQEVCDNAIKAGAEGFLNFTQVRLSTPENVTVQNVDLTNELQTLIYFIEHYIK